One window from the genome of Oncorhynchus gorbuscha isolate QuinsamMale2020 ecotype Even-year linkage group LG14, OgorEven_v1.0, whole genome shotgun sequence encodes:
- the LOC123995291 gene encoding methylmalonate-semialdehyde dehydrogenase [acylating], mitochondrial-like: MAGILARSLWSKKAPFQMGRMCYSSSVPTTKLFIDGKFVESNTSEWLDIHNPATNEVVSRVPKATHTEMLAAVDSCSRAYASWSDTSILTRQQIFLRYQQLIKENIKELARLITLEQGKTLADAEGDVFRGLQVAEHACSITSLMMGETLPSITKDMDTYTYRLPIGVCAGIAPFNFPAMIPLWMFPMGMVCGNTYLMKPSERVPGCTMLLAKLLQDAGLPDGTLNIIHGQHAAVNFICDHPAIKAISFVGSNQAGEYIYERGSKNGKRVQSNMGAKNHGVVMPDANKENTLNQLVGAAFGAAGQRCMALSTAILVGEARDWLPELVERSKALRVNAGDQPGADVGPLISPEARARVEMLIQSGVDEGATLLLDGRNVHVKGYENGNFVGPTIIGNVTPAMKCYTEEIFGPVLVVLEADTLDDAISLVNNNQYGNGTAIFTTNGATARKYTHEVDVGQIGVNVPIPVPLPMFSFTGSRGSFRGDTNFYGKQGIQFYTQIKTVTSQWKAEDATTKAAAVTMPTMR; this comes from the exons GCTACCAATGAGGTGGTGAGTCGTGTGCCCAAAGCCACCCACACGGAGATGCTGGCTGCAGTAGACTCCTGCTCCAGGGCCTATGCCTCCTGGTCTGACACTTCCATCCTCACCCGCCAGCAGATCTTCCTCCGATACCAGCAGCTCATCAAGGAAAACATT AAAGAGCTGGCCAGGCTGATCACCCTGGAGCAAGGAAAGACTCTAGCCGACGCGGAGGGAGACGTCTTCAGAGGACTGC AGGTGGCAGAGCACGCCTGCAGCATCACCTCCCTGATGATGGGGGAGACCCTGCCCTCCATCACCAAAGACATGGATACCTACACCTACCGCCTGCCCATCGGGGTGTGTGCCGGCATCGCCCCCTTCAACTTCCCCGCCATGATTCCTCTGTGGATGTTCCCCATGGGCATGGTGTGTGGCAACACCTACCTGATGAAGCCCTCCGAGCGCGTCCCAGGGTGCACCATGCTGCTGGCCAAGCTGCTGCAGGATGCAGGGTTGCCCGACGGGACCCTGAACATCATCCATGGACAGCACGCTG CCGTGAATTTCATTTGTGACCACCCAGCCATCAAGGCCATCAGCTTTGTGGGCTCCAACCAGGCAGGAGAGTACATCTACGAGAGAGGATCCAAGAACGGAAAGAGAGTGCAGTCCAACATG GGAGCCAAGAACCACGGTGTGGTGATGCCTGACGCCAACAAGGAGAACACTCTGAACCAGCTGGTGGGCGCGGCCTTCGGCGCAGCAGGACAGCGTTGTATGGCTCTCTCAACTGCCATTCTGGTAGGCGAAGCTCGTGATTGGCTCCCAGAACTGGTGGAGCGCTCCAAAGCCCTGCGCGTCAATGCAG GTGACCAGCCAGGTGCTGACGTGGGTCCACTGATTTCCCCTGAGGCCAGGGCCCGTGTTGAGATGTTGATCCAGAGTGGCGTGGACGAGGGAGCTACGCTGCTGCTGGATGGACGCAATGTCCACGTCAAAGGATACGAGAATGGAAACTTCGTAGGACCCACTATCATCGGCAACGTTACG CCAGCGATGAAGTGCTACACGGAGGAGATTTTTGGGCCTGTACTGGTGGTTCTTGAGGCAGACACTCTGGACGATGCCATCTCCCTGGTCAACAACAACCAGTATGGCAACGGAACCGCCATCTTCACTACCAACGGCGCTACCGCCCGCAAGTACACACATGAGGTGGATGTCGGACAG ATTGGAGTGAACGTGCCCATCCCCGTCCCCCTGCCCATGTTCTCCTTTACCGGCTCCAGGGGTTCCTTCAGGGGGGACACCAACTTCTACGGCAAACAG GGCATTCAGTTCTACACTCAGATCAAGACTGTGACATCACAGTGGAAGGCTGAGGACGCCACGACTAAGGCTGCAGCAGTTACCATGCCAACCATGCGCTAA